A genomic region of Parambassis ranga chromosome 7, fParRan2.1, whole genome shotgun sequence contains the following coding sequences:
- the trh gene encoding pro-thyrotropin-releasing hormone: protein MKSTCLLILASLTVCNLTVAGGQGISAEDEADRRTIDDIILQRAEGLLLRSILKKLQDEDGSNGVSSQPEWVTKRQHPGKRYGEDLEKRQHPGRRDEDEDEQYLDVQKRQHPGKREDEMQSFMDLQKRQHPGKRSTTGHMSENPVLLLSELSKRQHPGKRYLVLHTKRQHPGKRRSEDEDDDGNWNADMEGEEDLSELEKRQHPGKRFWDNSNPDLGTNSPCDALDSASCSKTSLLLDFLDNLNKSHAEEKRQHPGKRFAPEEDLVEGE, encoded by the exons ATGAAGTCGACATGTCTGCTCATCCTGGCTTCTCTCACGGTCTGCAACTTGACGGTGGCTGGAGGACAGGGTATCTCCGCTGAGGATGAGGCGGACCGAAGGACCATAGACGATATCATACTACAGAGAGCAGAAGGTCTCCTGCTAAGGTCTATTCTCAAAAAgctgcaggatgaagacggcagCAATG GGGTTTCCTCTCAGCCAGAATGGGTGACGAAACGACAGCATCCCGGTAAGAGATACGGCGAGGATTTGGAGAAGCGGCAGCATCCAGGGAGGAGAGACGAGGACGAAGATGAACAGTACTTGGACGTGCAAAAGAGACAGCACCCTGGCAAGCGCGAAGACGAAATGCAGTCTTTCATGGATCTTCAGAAAAGGCAGCACCCGGGGAAGCGATCCACGACGGGACACATGTCTGAGAACCCTGTTTTACTCCTCAGTGAACTTTCAAAACGACAACATCCAGGCAAGCGTTACCTGGTGCTGCACACCAAACGCCAGCATCCAGGTAAGCGCCGTTCCGAGGATGAGGACGACGACGGGAACTGGAACGCGGacatggagggagaagaagacctGTCCGAGTTGGAAAAGCGTCAGCACCCCGGAAAACGTTTTTGGGATAACTCAAATCCGGATTTAGGCACAAACAGTCCCTGTGATGCTTTGGACTCTGCGAGTTGCAGCAAGACCAGTCTGCTGCTCGACTTTTTAGATAACCTTAACAAGAGTCACGCCGAGGAGAAGAGACAACACCCGGGTAAAAGGTTTGCACCGGAGGAGGATTTGGTGGAGGGAGAGTAG